The window ATATACCTgaccacacagaaaaaaattcttaacagTAGAAAGCATAACCACATTCTATTAGTACAGTGCAATAAACTTGAAATTAAAagttccttccttcattccccaccccccaaaaaatgaaCACCTGAACATTTTAAACTGTTTTCTAAGTAGCCCTAGATTAAAATTAACAAAGGTGGGAGGAGCTCAATTAAATGCTCCAAATTCAAAGAAGCACTGTTTTGTTGAGAAAATGCCTCCTTTTTAATACTCTTCCCACATGGAATCAGCACAACTGAAGAGGACTAGAGATTTAGAGGCAGAAGAGCTGGCTGGATGGAAAGGACTTTTCTGACATCCCCTCTAAAGAGTGAGGTTAGAAGAGTGGGCTCAGCAAGAGAGAGGTGTTCATAGTCCTTGGCCTTTTATTGCCTTTATAAACAGATACTGGACCTATAATCATAGCTCAGCTGGAAAACTGGACTTGGAGCTGTAAACTTCTTTAAAAGAGATAGTCTACCTCCACTCAGTGGTACAGCCAGTGCCTGGAACCATAATGCTACTGAATAAATGGATTTGTTGTGTTGTAATGAGAATGATGTGTTCTTACCTTGCCCAAGTCTGGAAAGTAGGCCAAATATATAAaagtggttttggttttttttttgagagagaggcaggaacatagagctgctcctgtatatgcccaGACTAGGGACTCGAACGGGCAACCTCGGTGCTGGGGGATGACGctggaaccaaccaagctatctgcccggagcttaatttttttggttttaaagagagagagaaaggcagagagggggagggttaagggaaacattcatttgttgtcccactcagtcgtacactcattggttgcttcccgtgtgtgtgctgaccagggattgaaccctcaaccttgtttcCGGACAACActcctaactgactgagctaaccggtcgGGGCAAAagtgtttctttcatcttctcagCTCAAGAGTCAGGACATCTCAGATTTAAcagcagttgaaagggaagaccCATCATTACTCACTCCTGCtgccaaaaaactgaaaatagagaccaaagaaaagaaagagaagaagcagaaagtggATGAAGATGAGATTCAGAAGATGCAGTAAGTGGCTTTCTGCCCAATTGCCGAGCTTCCCCCATTGCATGGCTCTGACCTGACTCTAcaaagttcatttctttttcttgaccttgaattttatttcttttataaactcaaaaaagaaaataaagccattGATACAGTGGCATATCatagaaaatataagtaaaaaaaaaaaagatcttaccACCAATATAAACACTTAATGTTTTGATGTGTGTTCTCCAAGATATTTTCTACACatacacaggggtgggcaaaagtaggtttacagttgtgagtacacaaataagtttattcttgtattattatttattggttaTTGTGTTACAACTgcacttttgctcacccctgcatatctgtaaaataatttaaattttcaaagatGTTAAATACTATTTGTAACCCTTTTATTTCACGTTAAATACTGTAAATGTGTTGCATATCAATAACTGTAGATCTAGGCCTTAATTTCCTTCAGAATGGAAGGAAATAGCTTCATTATGTTTTCTGATTGTAAAAGAAGTATGGCCTCATTGCAAATAATTCAGAGAATAcagataaaaacagaagaaataattaCTTACAATTCCACCACTCAGAGTTTACCCAGGGTATATACCTTtccaaattttatgtttaatatacCTTGCTAAATATTTTCAGGTCAGCAAATTATGCCCGTAAATCATCATTTTTAGTGGCTATACTGTTCCTTTGTGTAGACGACCCACAATTTAACCAGTCCCTGTAGCTACTCCAGTGTTTTGGACATGATGAGGAGGATCTTGAGCACATCTTTACACACTTGTCCATTTGCTTCCTACAGTGAATTAGAAGTGTAGTTGCTGATTCAAACAGTATGATGTTTTCAAAGGGTTTTCATACATATTTCCAAATTCTTCTCCAAAAAAGGTTTGTTCCAACTTCACTCTCTGCCAGCACTGAGTTCATCTTCCCATTCTCCTCGGCACCATTCTTTTCAATGCTTGTCAGTCTGCCTTACAAAAAAATGCTatcttgtctgacctgtggtggtgcagtggatcaagtgtcaacctggaacactgaggtcgccggttcaaaaccctgggcttgcctggtcaaggcacatatgggagttgatgcttcctgttcctcccccccctcctttatctctatccttctctaaaataaataaataaaaatggtatttcatcttagtttattaatttctttaatgaAAGTTAATTCTTTTTCCTCTATATTTATTGGCCGTTGGTGTTTTTGTAAGCTTTCTGTATCTGTCCTTtgcttattttctaaaattggcATGGCCATCCttttatttgaaagaattaaTTCCTACAGAGTATTAACCCTTTtccatatattttacaaatactttCCTCAATCCGTTAATGTTGAAAACTACTGGTTTGAGTGTGAacctatattttaaatagttaccGTGACGTATATAGTAAGATAGCAGTACAGGGAGAGAGCCTAGTGCTGCGAGCACAACCTACATAGTACGATGCAGTGACCTGACGTTAAGTTTCTGTTCTTAATGGAGTAAGAATGGAAGTTGTTTCCCTTATTGTCACATTCCTGAAGAGTGGAAATACTTTTATCTTCATTCCTCATGAACACTAAACCTAACACTATTAACCCCTGGAGAATTCATTTTCTAATTGCGAGTTGATTTTATTGGTGTAATACTATATCTTAAGCATTCCTTCTTATAAGTGAACTTAATCACCTGAATCTTTGTCTAGAATCCTGGTTTCGTCTTTTTCTGAGGAGCAGCTGAACCGCTACGAAATGTATCGCCGGTCAGCTTTCCCCAAGGCGGCCATTAAAAGGGTAAGAACAGCCCTTGCCCTGCCCTGCATCAGCTCTGAGCACTGAACTGGGCTCGAGTGGTGTCCACTGGCATTTGGAAATGAGGTCTTAGGCAAGTGGGTGGGCCATTTaggcagggaaaagaaaagagcatGTCCCTCGACAATCTGACCAGTGAGCAGTTTTGCTGTGCAGGGTAGTGtctcaacaaacagaaagaagcCTGGCTCAGTCGTCTCAGTTCCAGCATCCCGTCTTTCGGAAACGCTTTCCCAGCGCCAAGCTTGTGTGGGCACTTGTTTCTAGAGCCAGTCCCTGGTGACCTTCACCTGTCTCTGTCCTTCTTGCCAGCTGATCCAGTCCATCACTGGCACCTCTGTGTCTCAGAATGTCGTCATTGCCATGTCTGGGATTTCCAAGGTTTTTGTCGGGGAAGTGGTGGAAGAAGGTGAGTGGTGTGAGCAAGGCGTGGATTGAACCCGTCATGACCTCATTTTCAAGGCTATTCTGAGGTGCCTGTAGTGCTTTCCCCTGACGCTAGTAAGTTGACCAAGGGGGGAACCTTTGTATTCAGGAGAGTATATGACCGTTTTTTTCCTTCCAAGTTTCCACACTGGGAGTCAGGAAGTATCTAGGAAATGTCCCTACCTGGTTCCTGTCCTCAGCACAGGGCGACAGGAGACTTTGTATTTTTCTCCAGTGAACTTTGCTTGTTTCTGCTGCCGAAAGTAAACACACCAGAGCAGCAGCCGCTGGGACTGACTAGGGTGGTGTGTGGGGTTATCCTGATGCCGTGACCCTTGGGAACTGCCCCCCACATCCACCCAGTACAGAACTTGCTACTGCCCACTGCTCATCTCTAGCTGGTGACATGTTTTATATGTTTAGGCAGAAGATATCTTTTTAATTGTTGCCTATGATAAAGCCTGGTAATTGTTGCATATGATAAAGGCTGTTTACTAAAGCTGACATGATACATTTTATAGCAGtctcttaaaaagagaaaatgtcttgATTTATTTCCTTAACAAGCTTTAGAGGAGTTAATGAAAATTACAGGACTCGCAAGGATTGTGAATGAGGTCCGATAATAATGGCACCTTCTCCTTGCCCCGTCTAGCCCTGGATGtgtgtgagaagtggggagaaatgcCACCACTACAGCCCAAGCACATGAGGGAGGCTGTCCGGAGGTTAAAGTCAAAGGGGCAAATACCCAACTCGAAGCACAAAAAAATCATCTTCTTCTAAGAGCAAAAGCCAAGACGGGCCTGGCACTGGAGGACGTGCCGCTTCCAGACTTCGGATTGCAGACTTCGGGTGCTGGTGGTGCCTTGGCGTCTGCCCGTGGTTTCAATGTCTCTCTCAGAACCCTGTTCATCAGGCATGCAGCCTGTTTCATACTTGCCTGGACTAAGCATTGGGACCTCATGGCGTTCTGAGGCACTTGCCTGTCTCGGCTAGCCGGAAGGGGCACACGGGCCTCACGCAGCTTCTGGACAGGGAGCTGCTTTCAGAGAAAACCTTCCCCAGAGTCCTTTGATGGTTTCACACTGGAGCCTGAAGTGGCTGTCTTAGGTTGTTTCTTACATGTGGTTTGAAGTAGCTGGAACAAGCAGAAACCTCTGACTTCCGATACCTGAACACAAAGGAGTGGGGGGATAGTTGGTTCCTGGAAACGTGGAAGATTTTTCCCATGGTTTTGGTAAGCATTAAACTGTTTTTCAATTTGCCGTGTGTGTATTCATCTTCTAACTGGTTGGAATGGGGAGAAGGCTCATCGTTCTTTTCTTGGTGTCAGAGTAAAATTGGTCTTGGGTGTTTTGTGAAAATTTGAGCCCTTCCCACTTCTGCTAGAGCTTTTAAAATTTAACCACATAAAAGAATACTTAAAGCacttaaaaacaatgtaaaagcCCGTAGATTTCAGATTTCTTATAAACACACAAACCACAACCAATACTGTTGAATACATTTAATTTGCCTTTTCAGGGTGGTTCACAGAACCAGTGCCCTCGAGGTTGGGTTAGATATTGCAGCGTTAACATTTCCCAGTACTGACCAGGACTCCAGCTCATTGGATACATTCTCATTTTCCTCAAATAGAGGGGATGGAGTGACCTTTTATGACAGTGATTAGCAGTAATAAGGCTACAGTATTAATTGGCAATCCCCAAGAATCCTTTCCTCATGTTCAGTGTCCCACAGAGGAGGGCTTTGAAGCTGTTCTTTCAAAGCTTTCCTGAGCTTGTCCTAGTCAGGATTCCAGTTCTGTTTAGCACCCTGAGTTGCGGAAAGGGCTTGGACTCACAAAGTTGGGCAAATCTGACTTTCAGTATTTTATGTCATGGCTTTAAACATGTCCTTTGCCAATGGAGGAGACCCCAGTGCGCATTCCAGAGAAATGCTGTTAAGACTCAGGCTATATCTTGACCAAAACTAACGAACTGGGTGTGAGGGTGAGGACAAACCGAAAAACAGCTcgaacagtaatttttaaatcaagttatAGGAACTACATCTACTGCAATTTGAGATACTGGCTAAGACTGAAACTTACAAATAACAAGGGAGAAAGTTCATATCCGGAGCCTGGCCGCTGAGCAAAACCTCACAGTTGAAGACTATTTAGGAGTGTTTCACCTGGGTCTGTCGTAAGAGTTGGGGGAAGTAATCCCCATTTGACAACAGCTACTACCCATGCCTGCCCAGAGGTGAACAGGAGTATTACCTAGTCTGGCGGGTGGGCAGAGCCGTAGTCCTCCGTCAAAGGCCAGCACAACAAACCCGAGTCTCTGGAAACGCTTGGTAACGACCATAGTGAATCTCAAGCAACGGCATGGCTTTTGTAGTTCTCAAGTGACCGGAAGTCAGCCTACTAGCTTGTGCAGCAGTGTTCAGTTATTTCCACAGTTCTGTGGTGTTACTGTAACTCACTTCAGAAGTTTAGGTAAATATTAAAGGAGGGGAAAATCCAGCCCTTGGTGTAAGGTTTGGAATGGGAAGTTCCCGTGTCACTCCAGCAATACTTCAAACTACCCCCTTGCCACCTCCCTCCTGGAACTAAGGGAGCCTAATGTCAATGCTTAAGTGGAACATTTGAGTTACAGGGTGTGTGAGGAGTGGTGTTCACACCTTGTATATTCCATACACGGGAACCATTCCTTTTAGAACCGTGAGAAAGGATACATAAGACTGAGGCTCATGGCAAATTCAGGGTTAGATTAAATACACAGCAAAAAGCAGCCAACAACACAGGAATAGAATCCATGCCTTCGGTCTTAAGTCAAAGGAACCAGTTCATTATTCCAGTGAGTTGAAAACACAATTTGAGACAGATAACCACCCCTGCAGCCCAGctaagagagagaagccagtccAC is drawn from Saccopteryx leptura isolate mSacLep1 chromosome 1, mSacLep1_pri_phased_curated, whole genome shotgun sequence and contains these coding sequences:
- the TAF11 gene encoding transcription initiation factor TFIID subunit 11 → MEDACESPTDKGGETGTSDETAAAPAGSGAPDADGIPEETDGDAEGDLKEAAAEEGELKSQDISDLTAVEREDPSLLTPAAKKLKIETKEKKEKKQKVDEDEIQKMQILVSSFSEEQLNRYEMYRRSAFPKAAIKRLIQSITGTSVSQNVVIAMSGISKVFVGEVVEEALDVCEKWGEMPPLQPKHMREAVRRLKSKGQIPNSKHKKIIFF